The Chitinophaga flava genome has a segment encoding these proteins:
- a CDS encoding HEAT repeat domain-containing protein, with amino-acid sequence MGIIEQLASSLGRRDEVPNQELAAAIAGGKDSGAVKELVALLQHKDKNIQHDSIKVLYEIGAVQPAMIAPYAKDFIALLDSRNNRMQWGAMTALQTITMEQPAQIYDSLGKLSAIADKGSVITKDNYMSILVKLYSVKAYAEAVYPLFNEQLLQSPVNQLPMYAELMQPCIQTPHKTLFRQTLTTRLPDIEKESKRKRVEKVLKKTEK; translated from the coding sequence ATGGGAATTATTGAGCAGTTAGCATCTTCATTGGGCCGTCGGGACGAAGTTCCCAATCAGGAACTGGCCGCTGCGATAGCCGGTGGCAAGGACAGTGGTGCTGTAAAGGAGTTAGTGGCTCTTCTCCAGCATAAGGATAAAAACATTCAGCACGACAGTATCAAAGTGCTATATGAAATTGGGGCTGTACAGCCGGCCATGATTGCGCCGTATGCAAAGGATTTCATTGCACTGCTCGACAGTCGCAACAACCGGATGCAATGGGGTGCTATGACCGCCCTGCAAACCATTACAATGGAACAACCGGCGCAGATCTATGACTCATTGGGTAAGCTGTCTGCCATTGCAGACAAAGGTTCTGTGATTACCAAAGATAATTACATGAGCATACTTGTTAAGCTTTACTCCGTGAAGGCTTATGCAGAAGCCGTATACCCCCTGTTCAACGAACAACTGCTGCAAAGCCCCGTCAACCAGCTGCCGATGTATGCAGAACTCATGCAACCCTGCATTCAGACTCCCCACAAAACATTGTTCCGCCAGACACTGACAACCAGACTTCCGGATATAGAAAAAGAATCCAAAAGAAAAAGAGTGGAGAAGGTCCTTAAAAAAACTGAAAAATAA
- a CDS encoding ATP-binding response regulator: MLRSLNLFKVLIALTVAVTGWLFYYGFSVHQQSAGKLLKSTDTLLQDNPGIRLMDNALLTLNRAESNFRLFTVTYDKHFLQSFSAQLGEVLSAVDSISSMLSGLNDHQQFNELIAQKTAMSGRISQLKKATDSMLSSSLADDRIDKLLNSIPVYKVTQIKKDNVTMDTVSNIVSAPEKKKGLFKRLGNAFSNKNKGDTVKAQMAVMVKTKSGKVVNKSDYDAQRMKDIINDVNGYYKKILRTQLANRMKINTSEQSLAGTNIMMLAQMDTLILALRDKATIALVQQRQQAGSMINQDTGRIKTIAVWGGSLLALLLLALTGAAYELRKKNQQLMASAAAAREEARIRTDFLANMSHEIRTPLNAVVGFSEQLSYSGLSASQRELLRSVEVAADMLMQVVNDVLDFSKLEKDYISLLQEPFVLYTAFEEVISTTRILAMQKNLGFFPDFEGDHRWEVRGDAFRLKQILLNLISNATKYTSSGSVTVTAKLEKQTESRALFTFIVTDTGEGISKEAQANLFERFYQAAPARVTVKGTGLGLAITKRLVELHGGEITYTSEVNKGTQFICRIPYEVVSMPQTVIITQQQTETPSGAAMEDLYVLVAEDQEMNLLLMKMILTRWKCRFDMARDGEIALDLFKRNRYDLVLLDLHMPKFSGLEVVEKIRKDNDPEKANVAVIALTADITEQDVRDFRRSGFNDWLMKPFREKDIYQVIRKNLRIESKEPQHP, translated from the coding sequence ATGCTTCGATCGCTTAATCTGTTTAAAGTACTGATAGCCCTGACTGTAGCGGTTACAGGCTGGCTTTTTTATTATGGATTTTCTGTACACCAGCAAAGTGCAGGTAAGTTGCTGAAATCAACAGATACCTTGCTACAGGACAATCCCGGCATACGTCTCATGGACAATGCATTGCTGACCCTCAACCGTGCTGAAAGTAACTTTCGCCTGTTTACCGTAACCTATGATAAACATTTTCTGCAATCCTTTTCTGCACAACTGGGAGAGGTGTTGTCGGCCGTAGATTCCATCAGCAGCATGCTGAGCGGACTGAATGATCATCAGCAGTTCAACGAATTGATCGCTCAAAAAACAGCGATGTCAGGGCGCATCTCGCAGCTCAAAAAAGCTACCGACTCCATGCTCTCTTCTTCCCTGGCAGATGACAGGATCGATAAACTGCTCAATAGCATCCCTGTATATAAGGTCACACAGATAAAAAAAGATAACGTGACCATGGATACTGTTAGCAACATTGTATCGGCGCCGGAGAAAAAGAAAGGACTCTTCAAACGTCTGGGCAATGCCTTCTCCAATAAAAACAAGGGCGATACTGTCAAAGCACAAATGGCTGTGATGGTGAAAACAAAAAGTGGTAAGGTGGTCAATAAGTCTGATTATGATGCCCAGCGTATGAAAGACATTATCAACGATGTAAACGGTTACTATAAAAAGATACTGCGTACGCAGTTGGCCAACCGGATGAAAATCAATACCAGCGAGCAATCCCTGGCAGGAACCAACATTATGATGTTGGCGCAAATGGACACGCTGATCCTTGCACTGAGAGATAAGGCCACTATAGCACTGGTACAACAGCGGCAACAAGCCGGCAGTATGATAAACCAGGACACAGGTAGAATAAAAACAATTGCTGTATGGGGTGGAAGCCTGCTGGCTCTACTATTGCTTGCTTTAACAGGAGCAGCATATGAATTGAGGAAAAAGAACCAGCAACTTATGGCTAGTGCAGCTGCTGCGAGGGAAGAAGCCCGTATCCGGACCGATTTCCTGGCCAATATGAGCCACGAAATACGTACACCGCTGAATGCCGTGGTAGGTTTCAGCGAGCAGCTTTCCTACTCGGGGCTGTCTGCCAGTCAGCGTGAGCTGTTACGTTCCGTAGAAGTGGCTGCGGATATGCTGATGCAGGTGGTGAATGATGTACTTGATTTTTCCAAGCTCGAAAAGGATTATATCTCCCTGCTGCAGGAACCATTTGTATTATATACCGCTTTTGAGGAGGTAATCAGTACTACCCGTATACTGGCCATGCAAAAAAATCTGGGGTTCTTCCCCGATTTTGAAGGTGATCATCGCTGGGAAGTAAGAGGAGATGCGTTTCGCCTTAAACAGATATTGTTAAACCTTATCAGCAATGCCACCAAATATACTTCCAGCGGCAGTGTAACGGTAACGGCTAAACTGGAGAAACAGACAGAAAGCCGTGCACTGTTTACGTTTATTGTCACCGATACGGGAGAAGGCATCAGCAAAGAAGCACAGGCCAACCTCTTTGAACGCTTCTATCAGGCCGCACCTGCAAGGGTGACGGTAAAAGGCACCGGTCTGGGCCTGGCTATTACCAAAAGGTTGGTAGAACTGCATGGGGGAGAGATCACCTATACCAGTGAGGTCAACAAAGGAACACAGTTCATCTGCCGGATACCATATGAAGTAGTGTCTATGCCGCAGACGGTTATTATTACCCAACAGCAAACAGAAACCCCTTCAGGCGCCGCTATGGAAGACCTTTATGTGCTGGTGGCGGAAGATCAGGAGATGAATCTGTTGTTAATGAAAATGATACTTACCCGCTGGAAATGTCGTTTTGATATGGCCCGTGATGGAGAAATTGCATTGGATCTTTTTAAGCGCAACCGTTATGATCTGGTGCTGTTGGATCTTCATATGCCTAAATTCAGCGGGCTGGAAGTAGTAGAAAAAATCAGGAAAGATAATGATCCTGAAAAGGCCAATGTGGCTGTGATTGCGCTGACGGCGGATATTACAGAACAGGATGTTCGTGATTTCAGACGTTCAGGATTTAATGACTGGTTGATGAAACCCTTTAGGGAAAAGGATATTTATCAGGTAATCCGGAAAAATCTGCGAATAGAAAGTAAGGAGCCCCAGCATCCCTGA
- a CDS encoding ABC transporter ATP-binding protein, producing MSFLTVSNISKNQLGVPVVKDISFTVEKFQKVAIAGETGSGKSTLLKMIGGFVQPDAGKVSFEEVRVEGPLEVLIPGQPGIAYLSQHFELRNNYRVEEILSYNNKLTEDSSVELYDLCQITHLLKRKTDQLSGGEKQRIALARLLVTAPRLLLLDEPYSNLDLIHKNKLKEVIRDISENLDITCMLISHDPQDLLSWADEVMIMKDGEIVQRGTPQQVYGQPVNEYTAGLLGSYNLISPAKAKKFAGLPGVVENGKNLFLRPESFQIVEEGQSALKGKVKSVHFFGSFYETVVTLSKDTITIRTSKSQVKKGDTVYISTHADEVWYL from the coding sequence ATGAGCTTTTTAACAGTCTCCAATATCAGTAAGAACCAGTTAGGGGTACCGGTAGTAAAGGATATCAGCTTTACGGTAGAAAAATTTCAGAAAGTGGCTATTGCCGGGGAAACAGGTTCCGGTAAGAGTACGCTGCTGAAAATGATCGGTGGTTTTGTACAGCCCGATGCCGGCAAAGTGTCCTTTGAAGAAGTCAGGGTGGAAGGCCCGCTGGAAGTGCTGATTCCGGGACAGCCGGGTATAGCCTATCTATCCCAGCATTTTGAACTGCGTAATAACTACCGGGTAGAAGAAATACTTTCCTATAACAACAAACTGACGGAAGACTCTTCAGTAGAACTGTATGATCTCTGTCAGATCACGCATCTGCTGAAACGTAAAACCGACCAGCTATCGGGAGGAGAGAAACAACGGATTGCCCTGGCACGTCTGCTGGTAACAGCTCCCCGTCTGCTTTTGCTCGATGAACCTTACTCTAACCTCGATCTGATCCATAAAAACAAACTGAAAGAGGTGATCCGGGACATCTCCGAAAACCTGGACATCACCTGTATGCTGATCTCCCACGATCCGCAGGACCTGCTTTCCTGGGCGGATGAAGTGATGATCATGAAAGATGGAGAGATTGTACAAAGAGGCACGCCACAGCAGGTATATGGTCAGCCCGTTAATGAATATACTGCCGGCCTGCTGGGTTCCTATAACCTGATCAGCCCTGCCAAAGCCAAAAAGTTTGCCGGCCTGCCAGGAGTGGTGGAAAACGGAAAAAACCTCTTCCTGCGTCCCGAAAGTTTTCAGATTGTGGAAGAAGGTCAGTCTGCCCTGAAAGGAAAAGTAAAAAGTGTACACTTCTTCGGTAGCTTCTATGAAACCGTTGTGACCTTATCCAAAGACACCATTACTATCCGGACAAGCAAAAGCCAGGTGAAAAAAGGAGATACCGTGTACATCTCCACCCATGCCGATGAAGTCTGGTATCTTTAA
- a CDS encoding GlxA family transcriptional regulator gives MKHISILVPRGAVLGSIEGPRQVFTEVNKMLKNNGDNPLFRVQLVGLTREVPACGGMYTVFADATIKEIPKTDLIIIPALDGDMNKVLEQNKDFIPWIIHQYKAGAEVASLCVGAFLLAATGLITGRRCATHWMAASDFRKMFPQVTLVEDSIITDEFGIYSSGGAFSYLNLILYLIEKYSSRQIAVFCAKAFQIDIQRDSQSPFTVFRGQKDHEDGPILKAQEFIEQNYTEKITVDQLACMFTLGRRNLERRFKKATANTVVEYIQRVKIEAAKMSLESSRENVNEVMYNVGYTDPKAFRITFKKITGMSPIQYRNKYNKETELEL, from the coding sequence ATGAAACACATATCAATCCTGGTTCCAAGAGGGGCCGTGCTGGGCAGTATTGAAGGGCCCCGTCAGGTGTTTACCGAGGTAAACAAGATGCTTAAAAACAATGGGGACAACCCCTTGTTTAGGGTACAACTGGTAGGGCTTACCCGGGAAGTACCGGCATGCGGAGGTATGTACACTGTGTTTGCAGATGCCACCATTAAGGAGATCCCCAAAACAGACCTCATTATTATTCCGGCGCTGGATGGTGATATGAACAAGGTGCTGGAACAAAACAAGGACTTTATTCCCTGGATCATACATCAGTACAAGGCAGGAGCCGAAGTTGCCAGCCTCTGCGTAGGTGCTTTCCTGTTAGCCGCCACAGGTCTGATAACCGGGCGTAGATGCGCTACCCACTGGATGGCAGCCAGTGATTTCAGGAAGATGTTTCCGCAGGTAACCCTTGTGGAAGACAGCATTATCACCGATGAATTTGGTATCTATTCCAGCGGTGGTGCGTTTTCCTATCTCAATCTTATCCTTTATCTGATTGAGAAATACAGCAGCAGACAGATTGCTGTGTTCTGCGCCAAAGCATTCCAGATAGACATTCAGCGCGACAGCCAGTCGCCCTTTACTGTTTTCAGAGGCCAGAAAGACCATGAAGATGGGCCTATCCTTAAAGCACAGGAATTCATTGAACAGAATTACACCGAAAAAATAACGGTAGACCAGCTCGCGTGTATGTTTACACTGGGCCGCAGAAACCTGGAACGTAGGTTCAAAAAGGCCACTGCCAATACTGTAGTGGAATATATCCAACGGGTGAAAATAGAAGCCGCTAAAATGAGCCTGGAATCATCCCGTGAGAATGTTAACGAGGTGATGTACAACGTAGGCTATACCGATCCAAAGGCTTTCCGGATCACGTTCAAGAAGATTACCGGGATGTCGCCGATACAGTATAGGAATAAGTATAACAAGGAAACTGAACTGGAACTGTGA
- a CDS encoding EamA family transporter yields MNRYIWMVFVGACSFGILSTFVKLAYREGYTAAEIAVTQAFSGMMFLWLLVRLYGNRKEGAQQVRLSWQDRWPLLLTGTTIGLTTFVYYVSVQYIPASIAIVILMQFTWIGVLIDWIFYKQRPGLPELMTILFILGGTLLSGGLLKQESGSLSVTGLAFAGLSALFYAIYVVANSRVGTSIQPLRKSAVIMAGSTLGIFLFNAPDLIASTHFGPGLLKWALFLSLFGTVIPPVLFAAGIPKIGASLSAIIMTAELPVAVICSHLILKEEVSGLQWLGVIIMLVSTAMLNLLKSRRTREALH; encoded by the coding sequence ATGAACAGGTATATATGGATGGTTTTTGTCGGCGCATGCAGCTTCGGCATTTTATCCACTTTTGTCAAATTAGCCTACCGGGAAGGATATACAGCGGCGGAGATAGCCGTTACACAGGCATTTTCAGGGATGATGTTTTTATGGCTACTGGTACGGCTATACGGTAATCGTAAAGAGGGCGCGCAACAGGTTCGTCTTTCCTGGCAGGACCGCTGGCCGTTGTTACTCACCGGAACCACGATAGGACTCACCACCTTTGTGTATTATGTGTCTGTACAATACATCCCCGCTTCTATAGCAATTGTAATACTGATGCAGTTTACCTGGATCGGTGTGCTGATAGACTGGATATTTTACAAACAACGGCCGGGATTGCCCGAACTGATGACAATCCTTTTTATTCTCGGTGGAACGTTATTGTCTGGCGGGTTGCTCAAACAGGAGAGTGGCAGTCTCTCTGTCACCGGTCTGGCCTTCGCAGGACTTTCTGCATTGTTCTACGCTATATATGTGGTGGCCAACAGCCGCGTAGGAACGAGTATACAGCCGTTACGCAAAAGTGCGGTGATCATGGCCGGGTCTACCCTGGGGATTTTTCTCTTTAATGCTCCGGACCTTATTGCCAGTACTCACTTCGGCCCGGGACTGCTGAAATGGGCGCTGTTCCTGTCTTTGTTCGGGACTGTGATACCGCCGGTATTGTTTGCGGCCGGTATCCCCAAAATCGGCGCCAGCCTCAGTGCTATCATTATGACAGCTGAGCTGCCGGTGGCGGTGATCTGCTCGCATCTGATCCTGAAAGAAGAAGTAAGCGGGCTGCAATGGTTGGGCGTGATCATCATGCTGGTATCCACAGCCATGCTGAACCTACTGAAATCAAGACGAACCAGGGAAGCCTTACACTAA
- a CDS encoding VOC family protein, translating into MATMIFVNLPVKDLDKSMAFFTMLGYTFNEQFTDDKAACMVISDTIYAMLIVERFFKTFTNNEICDTSRHTECINCLSASSREEVDMIVAKAVAAGATTHKAPQDHGFMYGHGFQDIDGHHWEFMYMEQEA; encoded by the coding sequence ATGGCAACGATGATCTTCGTTAATCTACCCGTTAAAGACCTCGATAAAAGCATGGCTTTCTTTACAATGCTGGGATATACTTTCAATGAACAGTTTACTGATGACAAGGCTGCCTGTATGGTGATTTCTGATACCATCTATGCAATGCTTATCGTAGAAAGGTTTTTTAAGACCTTCACCAATAACGAGATCTGTGATACCAGCCGGCATACAGAATGTATTAACTGTTTATCTGCATCCAGCAGGGAAGAGGTAGACATGATTGTGGCCAAAGCGGTAGCGGCCGGTGCTACCACTCACAAAGCTCCGCAGGACCATGGATTTATGTATGGCCATGGTTTCCAGGATATCGACGGTCATCACTGGGAGTTTATGTATATGGAACAGGAAGCTTAA
- a CDS encoding erythromycin esterase family protein encodes MLIRKLLGTTVLALMTSCSFTYAQTSNLEHVSVLQSIDPANDNYADLEGLRQAIGKSRIVLLGEQTHGEASTFLAKTRMIKFLHEKMGFDVLAFESGFYDCARIWENTLHGSPFAKELPGSLFYMYATSKQMTPLFDYIQANVKSASPLTVAGFESQHTGQYAKQQLFPDFEQFLKQQHPALLDDNWALFRRVSLATFPSNTYRPTAEEQQIFFKELDKLKTALSGSKNKSTHFTTSPGFWYQVTCSIESQAKRYWGLTTGNELSVRDKQMADNLIWLAEKAFPGKKIIVWAHNIHIAKNTSELEFHTGGPVPFLQTLVPMGATVSRHFGKDAYAIGFSGAAGNYIDYTNDKLTAVPAPQPASVEAQFTGYQHAFIDYRTAKGWLQQPQQATLFDFTPLKGTWPHVFDGLVFIRTSVPVDR; translated from the coding sequence ATGCTTATACGCAAATTACTGGGGACTACGGTCCTTGCCCTGATGACGTCCTGTAGTTTCACCTATGCTCAGACATCGAATCTTGAACACGTTTCCGTTCTGCAATCTATTGATCCTGCCAATGATAACTATGCAGACCTGGAAGGGTTACGGCAGGCCATTGGCAAATCCAGGATAGTGCTGCTGGGTGAACAGACTCACGGAGAAGCCTCTACTTTTCTGGCCAAGACGAGGATGATTAAATTCCTCCACGAGAAAATGGGATTTGATGTACTGGCTTTTGAAAGTGGTTTTTATGATTGTGCCCGCATCTGGGAGAATACCCTTCATGGCAGTCCGTTTGCGAAAGAGCTACCAGGCAGCCTGTTCTACATGTATGCTACCAGCAAACAGATGACACCATTGTTTGACTACATTCAGGCCAACGTAAAATCAGCATCTCCGCTGACAGTGGCGGGTTTTGAAAGCCAACACACCGGCCAGTATGCCAAACAACAGCTGTTCCCTGATTTTGAACAGTTCCTAAAGCAGCAGCATCCTGCGCTGCTGGACGACAACTGGGCACTTTTCCGCCGGGTGTCACTGGCGACCTTCCCTTCTAATACCTACCGTCCTACTGCCGAAGAGCAACAAATTTTTTTCAAGGAGTTAGACAAACTTAAAACGGCTTTATCCGGGAGTAAAAACAAGAGCACTCATTTCACCACATCACCGGGTTTCTGGTATCAGGTAACCTGCAGTATTGAGTCGCAGGCAAAACGTTACTGGGGGCTGACTACCGGCAATGAGCTCAGTGTACGCGACAAACAAATGGCTGATAACCTGATATGGCTGGCAGAAAAAGCATTTCCCGGCAAAAAGATCATTGTGTGGGCACACAACATCCACATCGCTAAAAATACCAGCGAACTGGAATTCCACACTGGTGGCCCTGTTCCTTTCCTTCAAACACTGGTACCTATGGGCGCCACTGTAAGCCGGCATTTCGGTAAAGATGCCTATGCCATTGGTTTCTCCGGCGCAGCGGGCAACTATATAGATTATACGAACGATAAGTTAACCGCTGTACCAGCTCCACAGCCAGCCAGCGTGGAAGCACAGTTTACAGGTTATCAGCATGCTTTTATAGATTATCGTACGGCCAAAGGCTGGCTGCAACAGCCCCAGCAAGCTACGTTGTTTGATTTTACGCCGTTGAAAGGTACCTGGCCTCACGTGTTCGACGGACTTGTTTTTATTCGTACGTCCGTACCGGTAGACCGCTGA
- a CDS encoding DoxX family protein, with product MTTSITPSKSARLTGRIISILVILFALVDAVMKVFKAGPSMEGSTALGWPADQVQFIGILLLIGTILYAIPRTAILGAIIITAYLGGAVAIMVRVAQPYWFPVLFGILTWAALYLQDTGLRNMIPMRKD from the coding sequence ATGACAACGTCAATAACACCTTCGAAATCTGCACGCTTAACAGGTAGAATCATCAGCATCCTTGTAATTTTATTTGCGCTGGTAGATGCTGTCATGAAAGTATTCAAAGCAGGACCTTCGATGGAAGGATCCACCGCACTGGGTTGGCCTGCCGACCAGGTGCAGTTTATAGGTATCCTTTTACTCATCGGAACTATTCTGTATGCTATCCCGCGTACTGCCATACTGGGCGCCATTATCATTACCGCTTACCTGGGCGGAGCGGTAGCCATTATGGTAAGGGTAGCACAACCTTACTGGTTCCCCGTGCTTTTCGGGATATTAACCTGGGCTGCCCTCTATCTTCAGGACACCGGCTTAAGGAACATGATACCCATGCGCAAAGATTAA
- a CDS encoding GNAT family N-acetyltransferase: protein MINQIEIKTGVTQMDIPAIHHYLSHDSYWAQGISYDLVKASLEHSYCIGAFVGDRQIGFARLITDYHTFGWLADVFVLPEYRGKGISKKMMQHMTDEPWVAKLRRLMLNTKDAHTLYGSYGFKQLSNPTMLMEVYRPDVHQ from the coding sequence ATGATTAATCAGATAGAAATTAAGACAGGAGTAACACAGATGGATATTCCAGCTATCCACCATTACCTGAGCCACGATTCTTACTGGGCGCAGGGGATATCTTACGACCTGGTGAAAGCATCGCTGGAGCACTCCTATTGTATCGGGGCATTTGTGGGAGACCGGCAGATTGGCTTTGCCCGGTTGATTACAGACTATCACACTTTTGGCTGGCTGGCAGATGTGTTTGTATTACCGGAATATCGCGGAAAGGGCATTTCCAAAAAGATGATGCAGCATATGACTGATGAGCCATGGGTGGCTAAATTGCGGAGGCTGATGCTGAATACAAAAGATGCGCACACACTTTACGGCAGTTATGGCTTTAAGCAGCTGAGTAATCCTACTATGCTCATGGAGGTGTATCGGCCGGATGTTCACCAGTGA
- a CDS encoding aminotransferase-like domain-containing protein: protein MDTVKTVEMMTKDYKYQHIAQNITRLIKTGVLKPGDKLPSIRTICQEQGISMNTAKRVYLELESKALIISRPQSGYFVAQVPLRQLPLPATSHPSGKDSRPLPVQLVSHVYKDMGKKNLTLFSVGIPAPELLPVAKLNKCLLKASRELKESSVGYESLQGNEKLRRAIARRSFMWGGSLGPDDIITTSGGMNAISLCMMALTKSGDTIATESPLYPGILQLAQSLGLRVLELPTHPQTGIDLQALKAVVKEIDLCLLVTNFSTPLGCCMPDENKKAVVKLLEKHHVPLIEDDIYGDLYFGPSRPISCKSFDKTGNVLWCSSVSKTLAPGYRVGWVSPGRYKEQILRLKHLHVLSNTAITQEAVAGFLESGGYDHHLRRLRDILQTNCIHYTNTIASGFPAGTRISRPQGGLSLWVELQKGTDAAVLYEAAIRQKISIAPGRMFTLQKQFDNCMRLSLGLPWTEQLQRRLQQLGRIAGQL, encoded by the coding sequence ATGGACACAGTTAAAACTGTTGAGATGATGACCAAAGACTACAAATACCAGCATATAGCGCAGAACATTACCAGGCTGATAAAAACCGGAGTATTAAAGCCCGGAGACAAACTTCCATCCATCCGCACCATCTGCCAGGAACAGGGAATTAGTATGAATACAGCCAAACGTGTATATCTGGAACTGGAGAGCAAGGCGCTGATCATATCACGGCCGCAATCCGGATATTTTGTAGCACAGGTACCACTGAGGCAGCTGCCACTGCCGGCAACCAGCCATCCATCCGGCAAAGACAGTCGCCCTCTGCCGGTACAGCTGGTCAGCCATGTTTACAAAGACATGGGCAAAAAGAACCTGACCCTTTTCTCCGTTGGTATACCAGCACCGGAACTGCTGCCAGTGGCCAAACTCAACAAATGCCTGCTCAAGGCTTCACGCGAGCTGAAAGAAAGCAGCGTTGGCTATGAGTCGTTACAGGGCAACGAAAAACTACGGCGGGCTATTGCACGTCGTTCTTTCATGTGGGGCGGCAGCCTCGGCCCGGATGATATTATTACCACCAGTGGAGGCATGAATGCCATTAGTTTGTGTATGATGGCCCTTACCAAAAGTGGTGACACCATCGCTACCGAGAGCCCGCTGTATCCCGGCATACTGCAGTTAGCGCAGAGTCTGGGCCTGCGGGTATTAGAGCTGCCCACCCATCCGCAAACCGGTATAGACCTGCAGGCGCTGAAGGCGGTTGTAAAAGAAATTGATCTCTGTTTGCTGGTGACCAATTTCAGCACACCACTAGGCTGTTGTATGCCCGATGAAAATAAAAAGGCAGTAGTGAAATTGCTGGAGAAACATCACGTTCCCCTGATAGAAGATGACATTTACGGCGATCTTTACTTTGGGCCATCCCGGCCCATTTCCTGTAAATCGTTTGATAAAACCGGTAATGTATTATGGTGTAGTTCCGTTTCCAAAACACTGGCTCCTGGTTATCGCGTGGGCTGGGTTTCTCCAGGCAGGTATAAAGAACAGATACTCCGATTAAAACATCTCCATGTGCTTTCCAACACCGCCATCACACAGGAAGCTGTAGCCGGTTTTCTGGAAAGCGGCGGCTATGACCATCACCTGCGCAGATTAAGAGATATTCTGCAAACTAACTGTATACACTATACGAATACTATTGCCTCCGGTTTTCCGGCAGGCACCCGCATATCGCGGCCGCAGGGCGGTCTTTCGCTGTGGGTGGAGCTGCAGAAAGGAACAGATGCAGCCGTACTTTACGAGGCCGCTATCAGACAAAAGATCAGTATTGCACCCGGGCGTATGTTTACCCTGCAAAAACAGTTTGATAACTGTATGCGCCTGTCACTTGGGTTACCCTGGACGGAGCAGCTGCAGCGGAGATTACAACAGCTGGGCAGGATTGCAGGACAACTATAG
- a CDS encoding Crp/Fnr family transcriptional regulator: protein MPHDPYHKIIAQLNALVHLDEEEQTQVRSSFEPVHFAKRTVLVKEGSICRYMYFINSGYLRTYYVKEGLEVTNHINCPTGFITAFSSYITGAPSYEYLECITACELLRIPKEKLDTLFVNNHKWAEAGRIINENVVLYNEQRTRDIISKTAEERYLQLLEEHPDYVHHVPLQYIASFIGVKPESLSRIRRTLQTQG, encoded by the coding sequence ATGCCGCACGATCCTTATCATAAAATCATAGCGCAATTAAATGCACTGGTTCATCTGGATGAAGAAGAACAGACACAGGTTCGTTCCTCGTTTGAACCAGTGCATTTTGCCAAGCGCACTGTTCTTGTTAAAGAAGGCAGTATTTGCCGTTATATGTATTTTATCAATTCCGGCTACCTCCGCACATATTATGTAAAAGAAGGGCTGGAAGTAACTAATCATATCAACTGTCCCACAGGCTTTATCACCGCTTTCAGCAGTTATATTACCGGCGCACCTTCGTATGAATATCTCGAATGTATTACTGCCTGTGAACTGCTGCGTATCCCCAAAGAGAAGCTGGACACATTGTTTGTCAACAATCATAAATGGGCGGAAGCAGGCCGTATCATTAATGAAAACGTTGTGCTGTATAATGAACAACGGACCCGCGATATCATCAGTAAAACTGCGGAAGAAAGATATCTCCAGCTGCTGGAAGAACATCCGGATTATGTTCATCATGTTCCACTACAATATATAGCCTCCTTTATAGGTGTGAAGCCTGAGTCGCTCAGCCGTATCCGGCGAACCTTACAGACACAAGGCTAA